From the genome of Gallus gallus isolate bGalGal1 chromosome 24, bGalGal1.mat.broiler.GRCg7b, whole genome shotgun sequence, one region includes:
- the THYN1 gene encoding thymocyte nuclear protein 1: MPWPSRKRDKGAVADKKEPDAKIAKTEEETEDKEEEEKSTKPPAGSSKSGWKNWKKAKESDSGGEESKITYCHWLLKSEPESRLEKGVDVKFSIEDLKAQPNQTTFWEGVRNYQARNFLRAMKLGQQAFFYHSNCKEPGIVGIVKIVKEAYPDHTQFDQKDPHYDSSSRKENPKWSMVDVQFVRMTKRFIPLSEIKTHHLAHKADGGPLKNMMLFSRQRLSIQPLTQEEFDFVLSLEEEKPH, translated from the exons ATAAAAAGGAGCCTGATGCTAAAATTGCCAAGACTGAGGAGGAGACTGAAGataaggaggaagaggaaaagtcCACGAAACCTCCAGCTGGGAGCTCCAAGTCAGgatggaagaactggaaaaaggcaaaagaatCTGATTCTGGTGGAGAGGAAAGCAAGATAACATATTGCCATTGGCTTCTGAAATCGGAGCCAGAGAGCAGGCTTGAGAAGGGAGTGGATGTGAAA TTCAGCATTGAAGACTTGAAGGCTCAGCCCAATCAGACAACCTTTTGGGAAGGAGTAAGAAACTACCAG GCAAGGAACTTCCTGAGAGCCATGAAACTTGGGCAACAGGCATTCTTCTATCACAGTAACTGCAAAGAGCCTGGCATTGTTGGCATTGTCAAG ATTGTAAAGGAAGCATACCCTGATCACACACAGTTCGATCAGAAGGACCCTCATTATGATTCCTCCAGCAGAAAAGAGAACCCCAAATGGTCCATG GTGGATGTCCAGTTTGTGCGGATGACAAAACGTTTCATCCCCCTTTCTGAAATCAAGACTCACCACCTGGCACACAAAGCAGATGGAGGGCCCCTAAAGAACATGATGCTCTTCTCAAGACAACGTCTTTCCATCCAACCACTGACACAAG AGGAATTTGATTTTGTCTTGAGCCTGGAAGAGGAAAAGCCACATTAA